GTCAATAATCGATTTAATTTTATCCTTTAGAGTTCCTTCAATTTCTTTTTTAAATACCTCGAGCTGGTTTCTTATTGCCTCAAAGGCTTCTTGCCTTGCAATATTCATAAAATGCCGGTATTGCTTTTCATCTAATATTAATTTTTTGTCCGCTGGCTTCATATCAAGATTGATAAGGCCGTCTAACCTGATATTGCCGATAGCTTCACCGGTATCCATATCAATGAGTACTGAAACCAATTTTTCCACTTTCTGACTTAAACTATAATCATTTGAAAGCTCTACAAGAAATATAAAACATATTATATTTAAAGTCTTTGACTCCTTTATGCTTTCAAACCTTAAAAAGTCGGCATTTAACAGGTTGGTGTTACAGTCTTTATAATAACTGCAGAAGTCGCAACATTTATCTTTATGTTCACATATAGTAAAAAACGGGCACAGGTCGCAACAATTTTTATGATTAAGGGAAGATTTAACAGATTCGGTATTATAGGAAACGTAAACTTCCGAAAATGCAGCAATTGAAGCACATTCCCTAATCATATTATTTAAAGCCTTGCTGCCCTTAGCCAATAGGTTAATATCCTTGTTTTCAGCAGCCACTCTTGCAACGTAAGTATAAGCTTCCCGTAAGCCTCCGGGAAATTCAACAATAAAAAAGTTGTCCTGTTGTTCTACAATATTTGCACCGCGTGTATTAAAATAACCTTTAACAAACTTATGAAGCTCTGAATTATAAACTTGTCTCATAATATCCCCCGAAATTACATTAATCTAATATTCCCCGGGAAAATTCTTCCCTTAACATACTCTGTTCTCTTATGTACTCCATACTCTCACGTAACTGTTCAAGTTCCTTTTCAATATCCCTTTTCTTTGATGAACGAATTAATATATCCATAATAGTTTCTTCAATACTGAAATCATCATCTCTGATTTCGGAAAGGATTGCTTCGATGCCACCTATAGTCATCTTAAAAAGATCAATTTTTTCAAACAGTACTTTTAAGACGTAGTCATCAATTGTATCTTTCATGACCAGGTTAAAAATATTTACATCTTTATTCTGTCCTCGCCTATGGATCCTTCCGATCCTTTGTTCTATTTTCATGGGGTTCCAATGAAGGTCGTAATTTACCACAATAGTAGCGTTTTGCAGGTTTAAACCCTCAGCTGCAGTATCAGTTGCAACAATATATTGAACTTTACCACGCCTGAATTCATCAATAAGTGCTTGCCTTTCATAACCGGACAGTCTGCCTTCATACACCCTTGCCGTCATAAAGTTTTCATTTAGACTATCACATAGCATATATGCCGTTTCAAGCCTTAATGTAAATATAATGGCTTGTTCTTCCGGAATGCCGTTTAGAGTTTCAAGGAGTTTTTGTACCTTGGAGTAGGTGCCGATTTCAGAAGCAAGAGTAATTATAGGTTCAATCATAGTGGCTTCCAACGGATATTTCTCTTTCCTGTTTTCAAGGCTCTTTACCAGGGCCCTTGGACTGCTGGATAAGGACTGCTGCAGTGTTATTAATTCCTTCATAAGCAGGTAATTTACTTTAATTTTACCGGTCATTTTCATCTGGCTGCCCTTTGGGCTTGCATAATTCATGAGCCTGGTTTTGTTTTCCCCGTAAATATTATAAATATTTTTCATGTATCGGATAACGGAGTCGTATAGAAACATTTCTTCCCGTGAGCCGTTAATGCGAAGGGAATAAATAAACCTTTCGGTAAACGGGATCCCGCTGTCTTTCCTGAGGGTCCTTACCATTACCCTGGACACAACTTTTTTCAGTTCATCTTTCATTTCAGGACGGCATACCCTGCCTTGCCTATCAGCAAAGTACTTGTTTCTAAAACTTTTTTCCGTACCGAATATTCCAGGGTATAACAAGTCTACTATGCTATATATATCGGTAAGCTTGTTGCATAGG
This sequence is a window from Bacillota bacterium. Protein-coding genes within it:
- a CDS encoding DEAD/DEAH box helicase, with the protein product MQEVLPRFSNQKLIKIKQRSNDPGLLIDLVPVHNSYSDDNKITARIKENNYNHSADWLKLSLMAANLMRTGKIDSLSTLDLLDGRFEPYPYQLKVALNVLKEKSSIALLADEVGLGKTIEVGLILKEHIIRGNIHTILIITPKALVHQWKEELSEKFGEEFSTIEDDDFDYENSRIITSFNKLSRNVEKFTGRQWDMVVVDEAHLLINASSKRRQAVSSIDRRYMLLCTATPLCNKLTDIYSIVDLLYPGIFGTEKSFRNKYFADRQGRVCRPEMKDELKKVVSRVMVRTLRKDSGIPFTERFIYSLRINGSREEMFLYDSVIRYMKNIYNIYGENKTRLMNYASPKGSQMKMTGKIKVNYLLMKELITLQQSLSSSPRALVKSLENRKEKYPLEATMIEPIITLASEIGTYSKVQKLLETLNGIPEEQAIIFTLRLETAYMLCDSLNENFMTARVYEGRLSGYERQALIDEFRRGKVQYIVATDTAAEGLNLQNATIVVNYDLHWNPMKIEQRIGRIHRRGQNKDVNIFNLVMKDTIDDYVLKVLFEKIDLFKMTIGGIEAILSEIRDDDFSIEETIMDILIRSSKKRDIEKELEQLRESMEYIREQSMLREEFSRGILD